One Gossypium hirsutum isolate 1008001.06 chromosome A11, Gossypium_hirsutum_v2.1, whole genome shotgun sequence genomic window carries:
- the LOC107957306 gene encoding golgin subfamily A member 6-like protein 7, which produces MEKLTDSELIELNKTNLPRTMNEIQDRASSVLLLNLQWKEMEEVLDSVQSSVEERLKEVISKEGEIKEDANKIERNEKFVKEQFERLKSKAEELGRQFRGLEAGKKCYEERLREVELAQKQLEEKQEEFVLKQKAFDMRCRDFELEKKEVERHRKDLELSVKRSEQQREEVKLMKEQVKDKLEEVRLKEKDLEKCLSEYESKEEQFRLKEKSFEKRIMEFDLQEKATEERCRGNHLKGSKQAKQQVVEFPNVRDGKKGVDMPMPNAAMLKGSGTSRNAKKRGRKSVEESDENCETDSEAETETEEALGTKVKAGESKGKEVEPVSKTDKVPPVISHSESGAGVNLSSEVLEYPDPEFSDFEKQRAENCFAVNQVWAIYDSLDSMPRFYARIKKVFKPGFKLRITWLEADPDEENEQNWVDQSLPVSCGKYCNGLTEDCVDRLMFSHRIYPIKSFGKFGCLVYPKKGEVWALFKDWNIKWACEPENHKPAYRYDFVEVLTNLDKEMGIWVSHLDKVKGFVSIFKQTARDGVICFRVSSGDLYRFSHQIPAVKMTGKEREGVPVGSFELDPASLPTDLILEKE; this is translated from the exons ATGGAGAAGTTAACTGATTCAGAACTCATTGAGTTGAACAAAACCAATCTGCCAAGAACTATGAATGAGATTCAAGATCGCGCTTCTTCCGTTCTTTTACTTAATCTGCAATGGAAAGAAATGGAGGAAGTTTTGGACTCCGTTCAAAGCTCAGTCGAAGAACGACTCAAAGAAGTGATTTCAAAAGAAGGTGAGATAAAAGAAGATGCTAACAAGattgaaagaaatgagaaattTGTTAAAGAGCAATTTGAGAGGCTTAAAAGTAAAGCGGAGGAATTAGGGAGGCAATTTAGGGGTTTGGAGGCGGGAAAGAAGTGTTACGAAGAAAGGCTAAGAGAAGTTGAGTTAGCGCAGAAGCAACTTGAAGAGAAACAGGAGGAGTTTGTGTTAAAGCAAAAGGCTTTTGACATGCGTTGTAGGGATTTTGAGTTAGAGAAGAAGGAAGTTGAGCGACATCGTAAAGATCTTGAATTAAGCGTAAAACGAAGTGAGCAGCAACGTGAAGAGGTTAAGTTGATGAAGGAACAGGTAAAAGATAAGTTGGAGGAAGTTAGGTTGAAAGAGAAAGATTTGGAGAAGTGCTTGAGTGAGTATGAGTCGAAAGAAGAGCAATTTAGGTTGAAAGAGAAGAGTTTTGAGAAGCGGATCATGGAGTTCGATTTGCAAGAAAAGGCTACGGAAGAACGTTGCAGAGGTAACCATCTAAAAGGGTCAAAACAAG CTAAACAGCAAGTGGTTGAGTTTCCAAATGTGAGAGACGGAAAGAAAGGTGTTGACATGCCTATGCCTAATGCAGCGATGCTCAAAGGGTCAGGAACTTCAAGAAATGCGAAGAAGAGAGGGAGGAAGTCAGTAGAAGAATCTGATGAAAATTGTGAGACTGATAGTGAAGCTGAAACTGAAACTGAAGAGGCTCTTGGTACTAAAGTCAAAGCTGGAGAGTCTAAAGGGAAGGAAGTGGAACCTGTTAGTAAGACTGATAAAGTGCCCCCGGTTATTAGTCATTCAGAATCAGGTGCAGGAGTGAACCTATCTTCTGAGGTGCTTGAATATCCAGATCCAGAGTTTAGCGATTTTGAGAAGCAGAGGGCAGAGAACTGTTTTGCTGTTAATCAAGTATGGGCTATATATGATTCATTGGATAGCATGCCAAGATTTTATGCACGGATCAAGAAGGTATTCAAACCTGGCTTCAAGTTACGAATTACTTGGCTCGAGGCTGACCCGGACGAGGAAAATGAGCAGAATTGGGTTGATCAGAGTCTGCCTGTTTCTTGTGGTAAGTACTGCAATGGATTAACAGAGGACTGTGTAGATCGTCTAATGTTCTCTCATCGGATTTATCCCATAAAATCTTTTGGTAAATTCGGTTGCTTGGTGTATCCTAAAAAGGGGGAAGTTTGGGCTCTCTTCAAAGATTGGAATATTAAATGGGCTTGTGAGCCAGAAAACCATAAACCTGCATACCGGTATGATTTTGTGGAGGTTCTCACTAATCTTGACAAGGAAATGGGCATTTGGGTCTCTCATTTGGACAAAGTGAAAGGGTTTGTTAGTATTTTCAAACAAACTGCACGAGATGGGGTTATTTGTTTTCGGGTGTCATCAGGGGATCTATATAGGTTTTCTCATCAAATTCCAGCAGTTAAAATGACTGGTAAGGAAAGAGAAGGTGTTCCTGTgggatcatttgagttggatccTGCTTCTCTTCCTACCGACTTAATACTTGAGAAAGAATGA